The following DNA comes from Gammaproteobacteria bacterium.
TAAACTGGTCGTCGCCCATCCTGATCACCCGGCACAGGCAATTGATGCCATCGCTTTTAATCAGGCACCAATGCCAACGAATGTGCAACAGGCTCGATTAGCCTATCGGCTGACGGTTAATGAATTTCGTGGTGTTAGAAAAGTGCAGTTGAATGTTGAAGCTGTTTTATTAGGTTGATTGCATGTATAGGAAGAGTCATTCCCGCATACGCGGGAATGATAATAAGTTACCCCTCAGCCTGTTTGGTGATATCAATCATAATCTTCAGCCGCTGTCCAGGTTGTAGATATTTGTCTCTTGAAATCTTGTTCCAGCGACAGACATCGCGAGTTAATACCTTGAAGCGTTGACTGATCCTGGCGAGTGAATCCCCACGCCGAACGGTATAACGAATGGTGCGCAGGCGCGTACTCTTTGGAGTGATAGTAAAGGGGTTGTTACGCACCACGGTAGTTTTTTGAGTATCAAGGATGATGATTTTTTGTCCTTGTCGCAATATATCCCTTGGTGCCATGTTATTCCATGCCGCCAGTCGGCGCACGGACACCTTGTATTTGCGTGCCAGATCCCATAGGGAATCACCCGCTTGTACGATGAGGGTGGTTTTTATGCGGCTACTAGACTGGGCAATCTTGCGGTTATGACGTTGACTCAGGCTCAGACTGTATTGATCAAGATTCTTTTGTGCCACCGGTATCAACAGGTGTTTACCCGCACGGATCTGACTACTGCTGATATTATTGGTGTCCTTAAGTAAGCGGGTGGTGGTGTGGTAACGCTGGGCAATATGTCCTAAGGTCTCGCCGGACTTGATCTTATGACGTTTCCACTGGATGCGATCTCCTGGATCAAGTGCTGTAATTTGTTGGTGGAAATGTTGTGCCTGGGCAATGGGTAACACTAAGTGATGAGGCCCGTTGGGGTCTGTCGCCCAACGATTAAAGCCGGCATTTAGCTTATAGAGTTGTTCCAGTTTAACATCGGCCAGTCTTGCTGCCAGTGCCAGATCAATCTGTCCCTGGGTATCAATGACTTGAATAGCCGCTTCATTTTTGATCTCGGGCAGTTTAATATTATATTGTGCGGGATCTTTTATGATACGGCTCAGAGCAAGCAGTTTAGGCACGTAGTGACGTGTCTCCCGGGGTAGATCAAGATCCCAGAATTGCATACTGCGACCTTTTTTCTTGTTGCGTTGCAGAGCCTTGTTAACGGTGCCGGAGCCTGAATTATAGGCCGCCAGGGCGAGTAGCCAGTCACCATTAAATTCTTTATGGAGTTCTTTGAGATAACGAATGGCTGCACGGGTGGAGGCAATGGCATCGCGTCTGCCATCGTACCACCAGTTTTGTTTGAGGCCGTACATGCGACCAGTGGAGGGGATAAATTGCCACAGACCTGCGGCTCTGCCATGGGAGTAGGCGAAGGGATCGTAGGCACTCTCGACGATGGGTAGCAGGGCAATCTCGGCGGGGACTTGTTGTTGTTCGAGTTCGGTCAGAATCCAGTGTAGCCAAGGTTTGGCACGGTTGAATACGCGTGCAAGATAGGCCGGGTGGCGGGTGTACCAGTCAAGATGTCCGTTAATGCGTGGGTGCGTGGATGGTTCCAGACGAGAATTCCCCCGCAGTCTTGACCATATATCATGTTTGTCGATGGTTGGCGGTTTAATCGCTGCAGATACGACG
Coding sequences within:
- a CDS encoding LysM peptidoglycan-binding domain-containing protein, which encodes MTQRRLIPFLLMLWLITGCSALQQQTKPTKAQPNNTIVLATEREPIKETKTPDVVAVEVTDTVVSAAIKPPTIDKHDIWSRLRGNSRLEPSTHPRINGHLDWYTRHPAYLARVFNRAKPWLHWILTELEQQQVPAEIALLPIVESAYDPFAYSHGRAAGLWQFIPSTGRMYGLKQNWWYDGRRDAIASTRAAIRYLKELHKEFNGDWLLALAAYNSGSGTVNKALQRNKKKGRSMQFWDLDLPRETRHYVPKLLALSRIIKDPAQYNIKLPEIKNEAAIQVIDTQGQIDLALAARLADVKLEQLYKLNAGFNRWATDPNGPHHLVLPIAQAQHFHQQITALDPGDRIQWKRHKIKSGETLGHIAQRYHTTTRLLKDTNNISSSQIRAGKHLLIPVAQKNLDQYSLSLSQRHNRKIAQSSSRIKTTLIVQAGDSLWDLARKYKVSVRRLAAWNNMAPRDILRQGQKIIILDTQKTTVVRNNPFTITPKSTRLRTIRYTVRRGDSLARISQRFKVLTRDVCRWNKISRDKYLQPGQRLKIMIDITKQAEG